ttttttttgaaatataatattctcctaggtgccacctgtaattttatgCCCTTAGCATTCTAATTCTaaaccacaacacacgcacaaaacttaccctctaggggttggcactaaagttaacgAAATATAAGTTTTCCGATTCAGTGGGTTTTCTTCTCTATCGAAGTTTGTGAGTTTTGGTTGAATTgtcaatttctctttttttgtaattttgagagatcactatattttatttttggatagcTCGGACGGCGATTGCTCGCtggtttaaactcaattaatgcccagtggctaccTCTTCGGGTtgggaccccgagtctgaactccaaaaatgcagttggagaaTTGTTCTTCATGACagcctaattaacatttttcccgaccttaagaacagcctaattaagtgcctacttttaggccgagatcaacGACAAGCTACCCTACAACGTGTAGTACGATCTGCAGTGCGATTCTGATGACGATGAGGATATTTACAATATTGATTTGGATGAAgaagaaaattgcatttaaaatacaagagagaacgctatagtcgagttccccgaccatctgatacccgttactcagctagtggaagtgcgaaggagagtcttcaacactgacagattttgatggtttgtgggcgttagagtgggcgttagagtgggcgtggcaaacattttttttgtagatcgatagaaattcataagacaaataaaaaactgaaaaaatattacaacatttttcaaaagtgtgggcgtggcagctttgggcggtttgtgggcgttagattgggcgtggcaatataaatcgacaaacttgcgctgcgtttatgtctctggagtctgtatgcttaatctcaactttttagcttttgtagttcctgagatctcgacgttcatacggacagacggacggagatGGCCAGATTggctcggctattaatcctgatcaagaatatatatactttatatggtcggagacgcttccttctgcccgttacatacttttcaacgaatctagtatacccttttactctacgagtaacgggtataaaaacctaaCCCAATAGAAACAATATATGATAAAAACTTTAtgttaaatagtttaataattttcacaaaGATAATATACAATTCTGTCGTTCCGATaggatatatttcaaacaaataacttaaggTTGCCACCCATTGAGTTGTAGAGTGCGTGGAAAAATTTGGCATCTAAAAATTCAGTCCGATTACATTTCTAACAAAATGCCACGTACTTCTTTATTTGATGTAGATGATGACCAACAGTTTCTTAAAATGGCCAGCGGTGATGCGGTAAACTATCCTAAGAAAAAGAGCACAGAACCCATCTACAATCAAGATGGCTTTTCGGAATATGATATCCAAAGACCGTGCTCCAGGTAAGAACTTAAAAAAACAGtcatatttaatatgaatttaatttcatattcagcGCTTTTCGAACCGTAAATGAACCGCACCCAAACCCCATACCCTCCAAGTTCCGCATCGACAATGTTGTTCCGGACTTTGGACTCGAGGAGAATTCTAACGTGCTTCCcaaaaactggcaaatgcCACCTCCAAGTTCATCAAGCATTGTCAAGAGTCGACGATGCCCCAACGAAGGAAAAATATCTCCAAATGTGCGTCAAACTGTTCCAAAACCTACCGTCGATACAGAACCCTCACCGCTGACACCCATCAAGGGGCCTTTGGTGGATGAGTATGATACAGAAATGTTGTCGTCAGAGGATATTTGGAAGCTCTGTATGGATGCGAAGAAGGGGCTTATAAAGCCCTCGGATGCTAtatggcctttgttttgcatggAGCATTTGGAGCCTTCCAAAACTCCACCTCCGAGTTTAACGGAATCTCAAAACTCCAATGAATTTCCTCCGAAAACAGTTCGAGTTGACAAAAACCGAtataaaaagaattcttttgaAACTGGTTTTGAGAGGAAAGTCGGAAAAGATGAGTGGCGGGTCTTGGATCAGTGGATAGAATCGGAGGGGCTCAACGGATCCTATAATGATATAGAAGAATCGGATTCAAAGGGAAAGGTCGATAGTGACGCCAAGAAGCCTCGGATTCTGGACAATGAAGATGTCGCCTTTGCTAGCTGCACCATTGGAATCGAAGAGCAGCGGGCACTCAAGGAATGGATAAAATCGGAGGGCCTCAACGAACCCCACAGTGATATAGAAGAGTTTGATATGTTATTAAGCCTAGCAAGAGAACATGAGAAGAATCGGGATCTTCTGCTTGAGTTACTAAAGCCCAAGGATCTTCTCTCCCAGGAAAGGGatgtttggaaaaagttttctccAAAGGTGTTCGAAACGCTGCAGGAACCTGATTCAGTAGAGCCTAAATTGTGGAAACCCCCACCCAACGAAAAGGTTTccgttgaaaatatttcagaaaaggaaccagagaaagcaactgaattcattgtggaaaaaccagaaaagccAGTTATCCTCGAGGTCAAAGACATTAAAACATTGCCCCCGAGGCCCGAGGCTGAGGAAGCTACCCAGAGTTGGCTACAGCAATGCAGTGAAATCATTTCCCAACAAGTGCAACTCCTCATCTATGAGGACGGTTCCAACAATCCAACTGCTGCAGAACCAGAGGCCATTGACTTCGAAACCGAGATCAGCGAGGAGCAAATGAAGCCCCGAGTCCTGGGAGAAAGCAACAGAAATGTCTCAGCGGAGACTGGATGGCAGAACAGCTTCACAGTTTTCCTCGAGGACTTCGAGTACATCATTGACCAAACCATGACGGAGTTCAGGGACCCCCAAGCTAAGAGACTCCGCTCAAAGTGGAACCAGCAGTTTGGATCAAAATCGGTGGAGAATTTGAGGAGATGTCTTCTGCTTCCGCCTCTGCCAGATCACTTGGACCAGTGCCTCCAGAGGATTAGAATCCTAAGGCGTCCCAAAAGGCGCAAGGTCGAGGAATTTCGCATGCACGTCGATatgaatttttgcaaaatgtattGCACACTGAGTATGAATACGAACTTGGATCTGCAAAATACGGTTAGGTTCCTAAGAAACGCCGTTTACAAAAACGACATCGATGTGATCCAAATCCGGTATGAGGCCACACAGATAGCTTGGATTTGGTCCGATGGCAGTGTCTTGataatcaattttttttttttttttttttttttttgtattaaaaagtttggatacatgtaaaatttaaattattgtactGCTACCTTCAGGCAGCCTAAACAATTATATCTTTAAGGAATAGGACATAGTAATACTATTGTATTAGACATAAAGTTAAcaatttttgattatattcgatgttttatctttttaaatactaattgACAACTAATACAAGGAATATTTATTACGACATGGTTCTAAAAGATAGATCCTGTGGGTGGAGTCTCTTTAATCGTCGCCTTACAATTTGCCGTAACAATCGTCTAGCGAGAACATTTGGATGCCGGTTCAGCCTGTCTTCATACTTCTGAGCTAGCGTTTGAATAACGTCACCAACCTTCTCTATTTCCAGATCTCGTTCTATGTCACTAGTACGCATGTACCAGGGAGCATTGCACATTGTTCTCAGTATTTTACTCTGAGCTGTacggattttatttatatgtgtttTGGCTGCAATTCCATAAACTTGTAGACCATATCTCCAAATCGGGCTGAGGATTGTTTTATAAATGGCCACCTTGTTTTTTAGGGAGAGCTTGTTCCTTGGAGACATGAGCCAAgacatttttgcagcttttgaCAACATAGTATGCTTTACCAATGTAGCATGACGTCCAAAGTTAAGTTTCCTGTCCAGGATGACCCCAAGGTATTTATAATAGGGCTTATGCTCCAGCACGGACCCAAGAAGCGTTATGTTACCGCAGCTTCCAGGTCTTGTCGCAAACGTAACATTTGCGCATTTGCTACTGTTTATTCCTATGTTCCAATCCTGCGCCCATTTTTCGAAGGAACAAACGTACTCCTGTAAGGCTTCTGCGGCAATGACCAAGGAAGGGTTTCTGACAAAAACTGCGGTATCATCAGCGTATGTTGCAATAAGCACGTCATCTGTGTCCACAGTTCGGACCGATCTTGGAGTTGGCATATCAGCAGTGTACAGAGAGTACAATGTAGGGCCGAGAACGCTGCCTTGAGGAACTCCTGCGCAAATTGGCCTATTTGAAGATTTGATTCCGTTTATGGTTACACAGAACGTCCTATCCTCTAGAAAGCTGGTTACTAGTTGATGTAGTTGCGGATTAAGCAAGGACTTAAGCTTACATTGTAGACCTTTGTGCCACACCCTGTCGAAGGCTTGCTGGATATCCATGAAAACCGCCACAGCGTATTCCTTTTCTTCCATAGCCTCCAGTGCGAAATTAACAACACGATGTAGTTGTTCTGGAGTACCGTGGCTTTTTCGAAATCCAAACTGCCAATTAGGAATCGACATTGCCACGCTGTCCAGATTGAGAATCCGCTTTAAGATAACTCTTTCGAGCATTTTTCCTAATGCCGGAAGTAAGCTGATCGGCCTGAACGAGTTGACTTCAGTGGGCTGCTTCTCTGGTTTGGGAATCATTGTAATAAGAGCCGATTTCCACAGCTTGGGAAAGTACCCCACTCTCAGAATCGTGTTGAAAATGAGGACTATGAACAGAATCGCTCTGAATGGAAAGTTTTTAATGGTTCTGTTGTCCAGCTGATCCTCGCCAGGACATTTTTTCAGCTTGAGCTGCTTGATTAACAATGAAACCTCACCGAATGACACTGGGCTTACAGGCAAGGACATTTGGTACGGAGTTTCTAGGGAGGCTTGGATTTTAGTATGCATAGAATCGTCCGTAATGTCGAGTGTCTGGAATCTTTGCTGCAAATTTTCTGCAAATGTTTCAGCCTTTTCTGTATCAGATAAGCACCAGCCGCCTAGTGGGTTTTTTAATGGGGCTTTTGGCACCACTTGCCTTTTGAATCGTCTGGTTAGTTTCCAGAGAGAGTAGTTGGATGAAGCATCCGGACTAGCATTTTCCAAGTGTGCGTCAATTTCAGCCTGTCTGGTGCTCTTGAGAACTTTTTGGAGACGGTTTGCTAACcttttatatattgaattaacCCGCGCATCTCCAGTTCTAGCGTATTCTCTTCGTACTCTTCTTTTGAGACACAAGAGTGCAGCAGCATTTGGAGGCAATTGCCCTCTTTGATGATGACCAGGGTGTTGGGGGGAATTTGGGCTGGCGTAGGCAGCAGCTATTTGTACTTTGCTCATAAAACTTGAAATTGCTTTTTCGATTTCCTCAGCGCTATTTAGGTACATGTCTAAACTGATCCTGCTTTCCAATTCAGCTTTAAAAATCTCAACAGAGGAGCCAGGTGGAAGTAATTGTTGTCTGCGTGTTTTTAGTTGTGGTTCATGATGAAGGACAGCAATTAAAGGCAAATGGTCAGAGGACAGGTCATAGCACTTGTCTACAGAGTGCTTGTTGTCTGGAATACCATTGACGATGAAGAAATCCAGCGCAGACGGAGTGAGCTTGGAATTGTATGAGTAGAAGGTTGGTTCGCCTGTGGCTAGGATCTGGCATGAACTGTTGGCAATAGCTTCCTGAAGTTGCCTGCCACGTGAGCACGATCTGATACCACCCCACCATTGGTGTTTGGCATTGAAGTCGCCTCCTAGTATAAATCTGTTGCCGAACGAACTAATCAGATGGTCGAAGTCAGCCCTGGCCCAGGATTCATTGGGAGGAGATAGGTGGAGGCGATTACTACATTACCGCTGTTAGTTTGTACAATTACACTCGCTATTTGCATCTTCCACGATACCATGGGGGCCTTTGGACTATGTTTGATACCAGATTTTACTAGCAGTGCTGCTCCACCTCTGCAGTTACCGCTAGGATGATTTGCATGGTAAATGTCATATCCTGGAAAGTACAAATTATGACAAGACTGGCAGTGGGTCTCTGTAACCAGCATTATATCCAGTGAGTTGG
This region of Drosophila yakuba strain Tai18E2 unplaced genomic scaffold, Prin_Dyak_Tai18E2_2.1 Segkk13_quiver_pilon_scaf, whole genome shotgun sequence genomic DNA includes:
- the LOC26535996 gene encoding uncharacterized protein LOC26535996 codes for the protein MPRTSLFDVDDDQQFLKMASGDAVNYPKKKSTEPIYNQDGFSEYDIQRPCSSAFRTVNEPHPNPIPSKFRIDNVVPDFGLEENSNVLPKNWQMPPPSSSSIVKSRRCPNEGKISPNVRQTVPKPTVDTEPSPLTPIKGPLVDEYDTEMLSSEDIWKLCMDAKKGLIKPSDAIWPLFCMEHLEPSKTPPPSLTESQNSNEFPPKTVRVDKNRYKKNSFETGFERKVGKDEWRVLDQWIESEGLNGSYNDIEESDSKGKVDSDAKKPRILDNEDVAFASCTIGIEEQRALKEWIKSEGLNEPHSDIEEFDMLLSLAREHEKNRDLLLELLKPKDLLSQERDVWKKFSPKVFETLQEPDSVEPKLWKPPPNEKVSVENISEKEPEKATEFIVEKPEKPVILEVKDIKTLPPRPEAEEATQSWLQQCSEIISQQVQLLIYEDGSNNPTAAEPEAIDFETEISEEQMKPRVLGESNRNVSAETGWQNSFTVFLEDFEYIIDQTMTEFRDPQAKRLRSKWNQQFGSKSVENLRRCLLLPPLPDHLDQCLQRIRILRRPKRRKVEEFRMHVDMNFCKMYCTLSMNTNLDLQNTVRFLRNAVYKNDIDVIQIRYEATQIAWIWSDGSVLIINFFFFFFFFCIKKFGYM